In Cicer arietinum cultivar CDC Frontier isolate Library 1 chromosome 7, Cicar.CDCFrontier_v2.0, whole genome shotgun sequence, the genomic window GGAATTCTAACTTCCCTTCCATTTATTAAAATGCTTTTAACTATTTTGACTTCTAATTTCTATTTCATATTAGCTTTTTCCAGTGACAATTTATTGACAAAGCTATTATGAATTTCTATTCCTATGTCATATATGTATAGCCATTATGCCTtcattgtgtgtgtgtgtaactTGGTGACTGACACTCAAATGGTGTGTTACTTGCACAGGCGCTTTGACATAACCCAAATTCCTGACGTGTATGATTCATGCAAGTTATCTCTCTCATTAGGTTTTAATGACCATCCTCTTCCTTAACCAAATGcttaaaactaaattttatatatatttgtgtcTCTGATATGCATAAAGATTTAACTAATGTTAAATTtcacaaatttgaaaattaaattgacGGGTTCATTTAAACTATGTAGcttcttttattcttttcttATGAGAAGTTAATTTTTACTTGCAAATTACAGATATGATCTCTTGCACAATGCACATCTTAATCTAGAAGGACTGGATGAACTATTTAAAGTTGCTCAGGTATGTTATGTTAGGAAAATCTCTGCTCATCTAGAATTGATTGAACCAGTGCAAGACAAacatttcttataaaattatgaatagtgtttttcttaaatattttgaatggaACATTGTATGTTAAAAACAAAGATAGTCAGGCATTCCCTTGCAGAAATGAAAcacaaaaatatgatatttatctGTATATTACATAACCTTATTGATGAGTACTATTTGTTCACTTTCCTTGCTGCACCACCTTCTTATTTGCAGGCACTTGCTGATGGTGTAATTCCAAATGAATACGGAATTAATCCAATTCAGAAGCTGAAGATTGGCTCAAAGGTAACCTCCAGCTGTAAGGAGTATTGCAAATTGTTTGTATCTGTACAGAATTTTATGTTCAATATGATATTATGTGATGAATATGTGAGTGCTCTGATTTGATGCATTGTTTCAATTATTTGTGCCTTTTTAATCCAGATCGCACGTCGGTTATTTGGGAAATTCTTTGATTGATCCGAGGAACACCCGTGAGGAAGCCAAAAGCTGAGGGAGTAGATCCCTATACTTGTTGAGTCTTGTTGTAAGCCAAAAGCCAAATTTTCGATTATTGTAAGTCTTGTTTTTTCTGTTTGTATACTTGTTGAGTTCTACTCCCTATTCTTATATGGTTGTAATTGATGCACAAAAGCTGTCAAAGGTGTTTTGATTCTCTGTTGTAAAATTCTGCTATTTGCAGAATGTCTCAGAAACCAAACTGGAGAGTCCAGATGAGTCATTTAAGGTCTAGCATAAAGCCAACTTACTTAGTGATTTTGTTGGATTTGGATTCCTTATTtcaatatatactttttatatCCATATCCAAAAATTTTGGAGTATTtactaaatattttgtttacgAAGATCATGATTGTTCTTCATGAAATTTGTTTGCAGTTTATCATAATAAATGTTAAGAAACTCATTCTGACTTATGTTGAAAGTTTATTGAATCTTTTAGagcaaaataactatttattgtatgttttgatggaattagtaaaattaaattatattttattgtatgtttcaatGGAATTAGTTAATACCGTAGGAATAGatcaataattgatatttatttagtttttagtgacagacaataTCGTagaaatagattaattttttatttatatttttctagtttttagtgacagacaatacCGTAGAAATAGACCATTccttatttatatttaactagTATTTAGTGACAGTCATTATTGTAGGAAGAAATCAAAAACATTTAGTGATAATCTTCAGACCATGTAGTGACAATCTTCAAAGTGTAGCAGGACGTTCCATTAAAGTTGGCAGTAGATTTGAGTGtcacttaaaatattattgaccTTTACCTACAGTTTTTAGCTTTTAGTGACAAACTTTGTGTGTCATGATAAGTCAATTTTATTCTAGTGGGGattagaaaaaaatacatattcaaATCTTGATAATAAAAGTAGAGGTATATTTGTTTTCAAACTTGTTTCTATGGGTTGTTTCTTTTGATtcaatcttttatttatttatttttgcgctaactaattcaattttgttataaataaccACTTTCATAACTATCAATTGCATAAATGGCAGTGAAAAAATAAATGAGATAAAATACTTCCATTTGTAATGTcactttttttttgtcttattcACTTTTTGTTGTAATATGGTGTGGATTATTGGATTTTGACAGGTTTTAATTGTTGAACTTGATTTTTACCAAGGATTTTGTTATCAACTGAATTTCTTTATAAATAGGTAGTATGATTTTTACTAAGAGTGGATTTCATACAATTTCATCAAAGCACAAGGCTTGTTCTCTAGAGATGATGATCAATTATGGAGCATACTTcaacaatttaattatatgtataCTACTATAGTAAGGCTCATAAAAGTTCTTACCAAAATCTCATGGTATTATTATATGTGTGTGACCATTCTATTATATTTGTTAgctaaattattctttttaatgTTTAAATGTATTCGTCATGAAGTTTTATGTAACATTAAATGTTTCACATAATCATTTTAACTTTTTC contains:
- the LOC101491804 gene encoding inositol hexakisphosphate and diphosphoinositol-pentakisphosphate kinase VIP2-like isoform X1; the protein is MFARWKKLERDIYNQRKERFDITQIPDVYDSCKYDLLHNAHLNLEGLDELFKVAQALADGVIPNEYGINPIQKLKIGSKIARRLFGKFFD
- the LOC101491804 gene encoding inositol hexakisphosphate and diphosphoinositol-pentakisphosphate kinase VIP2-like isoform X2 — protein: MFARWKKLERDIYNQRKEYDLLHNAHLNLEGLDELFKVAQALADGVIPNEYGINPIQKLKIGSKIARRLFGKFFD